One Curtobacterium herbarum genomic window carries:
- a CDS encoding alpha-mannosidase — protein sequence MHDDIPLTIGRARRVLDERILPEVHATAVSLDAAWHELPGEPIAPADGLALSYEPYAVGTPWGAAWGTTWFRLSGTVPTAWAGQRVEALIDLGFDKNMPGFQCEGLVYLSDGTPVKSINPRNQWVLIAEEAVGGETVEFFVEAASNPVLLDYHPFLVTQEGDVRTSSPKRLYTSRRMDLAVFASEVHELALDIDVLLELQEELPQGPRRMRILQALDGALDALDLQQIPETAGDARAALVEVLAAPAEASAHRISAVGHAHIDSAWLWPVRETIRKVARTTSSMTELIGQTDDFLYGMSSAQQYAWIKEHRPEVYAKVKAAVAVGRFLPLGGMWVESDTVMPTGESIVRQFSQGQRFFEREFGIRPKGVWLPDSFGYSPALPQLMRRAGFEWFFTQKISWNQVNKFPHHTFLWEGIDGSRVFSHFPSMDTYNSRLSGSEVAKASRQFRENRLATGSIAPVGWGDGGGGTTREMTGTAARLADLEGSARVTWEHPDVFFDRAKSELENPPVWVGELYLELHRATLTSQHQTKQGNRRSEHLLVEAELWCATAAARTDFAYPYEELDALWQQVLLQQFHDILPGTSIAWVHREAVERYAEIADRLEALIAAALSALAGNGDRTVVVNPAPVLQAGTGALSAVVATDVPATTAVSLTEADGGFVLTNELVRVVIDGRGLVTSAVELTTGRDAIAPGQVANLLQLHQDFPNMWDAWDVDRYYRNRVDDLVDVTALRGSVDADGTARVTVSRAFSESTVTQEITLAPDTRTLEFAQVTDWHETEKFLKVAFPLDVRAEHTIAETQFGAQKRVTHTNTSWEAAKFETSMHRYVLAEEPGFGVALVNDSIHGFDVTRDAVDGHVTTTLRLSLLRAPRFPDPETDQGVQTHRYGLVIGTDVLGATAAGTAMNSAARTVTGDHGFAPLVRASGDVVVSAVKLADDRSGDLVVRVYEPAGRRGTGGLGVDGPFGDPVEVTLLEEPDAALPGVAAVTDGVAAIAVDAFEVRTFRFPRSGR from the coding sequence ATGCACGACGACATCCCGCTCACCATCGGCCGCGCACGCCGCGTGCTCGACGAGCGCATCCTGCCCGAGGTGCACGCCACCGCCGTCTCGCTCGACGCCGCCTGGCACGAGCTGCCCGGTGAGCCGATCGCCCCCGCCGACGGCCTCGCGCTCAGCTACGAGCCGTACGCGGTCGGTACGCCCTGGGGCGCCGCGTGGGGCACCACCTGGTTCCGGCTCAGCGGCACGGTCCCCACCGCGTGGGCCGGGCAGCGCGTCGAGGCGCTCATCGACCTCGGCTTCGACAAGAACATGCCGGGCTTCCAGTGCGAGGGCCTGGTGTACCTGTCCGACGGCACGCCGGTGAAGTCGATCAACCCGCGCAACCAGTGGGTGCTCATCGCCGAGGAAGCCGTCGGCGGCGAGACCGTCGAGTTCTTCGTCGAGGCCGCGTCGAACCCGGTGCTGCTCGACTATCACCCCTTCCTCGTGACGCAGGAGGGTGACGTGCGGACTTCGTCCCCGAAGCGGCTGTACACGTCGCGGCGGATGGACCTGGCGGTGTTCGCGTCCGAGGTGCACGAGCTCGCGCTCGACATCGACGTGCTGCTCGAGCTGCAGGAGGAGCTGCCGCAGGGGCCGCGGCGGATGCGGATCCTGCAGGCCCTCGACGGCGCCCTCGACGCGCTCGACCTGCAGCAGATCCCGGAGACCGCCGGGGACGCCCGGGCCGCGCTCGTCGAGGTGCTCGCCGCTCCGGCTGAGGCCTCGGCGCACCGGATCTCGGCCGTCGGGCATGCGCACATCGACTCCGCGTGGCTCTGGCCGGTGCGCGAGACGATCCGCAAGGTCGCGCGCACCACCTCGTCGATGACGGAGCTGATCGGGCAGACCGACGACTTCCTGTACGGCATGTCCAGTGCGCAGCAGTACGCGTGGATCAAGGAGCACCGTCCCGAGGTCTACGCGAAGGTCAAGGCCGCCGTCGCCGTTGGTCGCTTCCTGCCGCTCGGTGGGATGTGGGTCGAGTCCGACACGGTGATGCCGACCGGGGAGAGCATCGTCCGGCAGTTCTCGCAGGGGCAGCGGTTCTTCGAGCGCGAGTTCGGTATCCGGCCGAAGGGTGTGTGGCTGCCGGACAGCTTCGGGTACTCGCCGGCGCTGCCGCAGCTGATGCGGCGTGCGGGGTTCGAGTGGTTCTTCACGCAGAAGATCTCGTGGAACCAGGTGAACAAGTTCCCGCACCACACGTTCCTGTGGGAGGGCATCGACGGGTCGCGGGTGTTCTCGCACTTCCCGTCGATGGACACCTACAACTCGCGGCTGTCCGGGTCCGAGGTCGCGAAGGCCTCGCGCCAGTTCCGCGAGAACCGTCTGGCCACGGGCTCGATCGCGCCGGTCGGTTGGGGCGACGGTGGCGGTGGCACGACGCGTGAGATGACCGGCACGGCCGCACGCCTGGCGGATCTGGAGGGCAGCGCCCGCGTGACGTGGGAGCACCCGGACGTGTTCTTCGACCGGGCGAAGTCCGAGCTGGAGAACCCGCCGGTGTGGGTCGGTGAGCTGTACCTCGAGCTGCACCGTGCGACGCTGACCAGCCAGCACCAGACGAAGCAGGGCAACCGCCGCAGCGAGCACCTGCTCGTCGAGGCCGAGCTCTGGTGCGCCACGGCCGCCGCCCGCACCGACTTCGCGTACCCGTACGAGGAGCTCGACGCGCTGTGGCAGCAGGTCCTGCTCCAGCAGTTCCACGACATCCTGCCGGGCACCTCGATCGCGTGGGTGCACCGCGAGGCCGTCGAGCGGTACGCGGAGATCGCCGACCGCCTGGAGGCCCTCATCGCCGCCGCCCTGTCGGCCCTCGCCGGGAACGGGGACCGGACGGTCGTCGTGAACCCGGCCCCGGTCCTCCAGGCCGGCACCGGAGCGCTCAGCGCGGTCGTCGCGACCGACGTGCCGGCGACGACCGCGGTGTCGCTCACCGAGGCCGACGGCGGGTTCGTGCTCACCAACGAGCTGGTGCGCGTCGTCATCGACGGCCGCGGACTCGTCACGAGCGCCGTCGAACTGACCACCGGCCGCGACGCGATCGCTCCCGGGCAGGTCGCGAACCTGCTGCAGCTGCACCAGGACTTCCCGAACATGTGGGACGCGTGGGACGTCGACCGGTACTACCGGAACCGGGTCGACGACCTGGTCGACGTCACCGCCCTGCGCGGCTCGGTCGACGCGGACGGCACCGCACGCGTCACCGTCTCGCGGGCGTTCAGCGAGTCGACCGTGACGCAGGAGATCACGCTCGCGCCGGACACCCGCACCCTGGAGTTCGCCCAGGTCACGGACTGGCACGAGACCGAGAAGTTCCTCAAGGTGGCGTTCCCGCTCGACGTCCGCGCCGAGCACACCATCGCAGAGACCCAGTTCGGCGCGCAGAAGCGGGTGACCCACACGAACACGTCGTGGGAGGCCGCCAAGTTCGAGACGTCGATGCACCGGTACGTCCTCGCCGAGGAGCCCGGGTTCGGTGTCGCGCTCGTGAACGACTCGATCCACGGGTTCGACGTCACCCGCGACGCGGTCGACGGCCACGTCACCACGACCCTGCGACTCTCGTTGCTCCGGGCGCCGCGGTTCCCGGACCCGGAGACCGACCAGGGCGTGCAGACCCACCGGTACGGCCTGGTCATCGGCACCGACGTCCTCGGCGCGACCGCGGCCGGCACGGCGATGAACAGCGCCGCCCGGACCGTCACCGGTGACCACGGGTTCGCGCCGCTCGTCCGGGCCTCCGGCGACGTGGTGGTGTCGGCCGTGAAGCTCGCCGACGACCGCTCCGGTGACCTGGTCGTCCGCGTCTACGAGCCGGCCGGACGCCGGGGCACCGGCGGACTCGGCGTCGACGGGCCGTTCGGCGACCCGGTCGAGGTCACCCTGCTCGAGGAGCCCGACGCGGCGCTGCCCGGGGTGGCCGCGGTCACCGACGGGGTGGCGGCCATCGCGGTCGACGCGTTCGAGGTCCGCACCTTCCGCTTCCCGCGGAGCGGCCGCTGA